The following are from one region of the Oculatellaceae cyanobacterium genome:
- a CDS encoding mannitol dehydrogenase family protein has translation MVNLLKPPSVSSSHLGTVTALWREQSPYDRRALNTGIVHFGPGRFFRGHLAYIIHNYLAQKGSQEQRWGICGVSLKSQRTMTRLKPQRFLYTLTKHSSCAQNREEAEVIGSIREIVDGREKCEYVLEKMTSPSVHLVTLTITQGGYHLDKSFNLDTGNEDIAHDLRNPSTPTTAIGFIVEALRRRRDRAMTPFTTLSCDNLPRNGDILQKAVLAYADLLDPTLAEYIRDNATFPNTVVDRIVPQEQESDYNYANRLLQVRDRAPIVTEPFWQFVVEDSFTGDRPNWEDAGVIMTSDITPFLHMKSRFLNAVHSFIACLAVRAGIEYMHEAIRLPEFHLFTRRLMDDIAAATPVPREMCQQYMEQVLLRLSNEDLPDTTERISSETARKVGKYIFPILEDAYSRHVSMKRIILPVAAWLLAVRDEACESGQPYHAKDTQSAITAIQQGAVISEILGLENCEHTQIVDHECHQALRDLQTDGLLTTLKNYSEGGLLNETASA, from the coding sequence ATGGTTAACTTACTCAAACCACCCAGTGTTTCAAGCTCTCATCTCGGTACTGTAACCGCTTTGTGGAGAGAACAGTCTCCTTACGATAGGAGGGCGCTTAATACTGGTATCGTCCATTTTGGGCCTGGTCGTTTTTTTAGGGGTCACCTCGCCTACATAATACATAACTATCTTGCACAGAAAGGATCTCAAGAACAGAGATGGGGAATTTGTGGGGTTAGCCTCAAGAGCCAACGCACTATGACGAGGTTGAAACCGCAGAGATTCCTTTACACTTTGACCAAACACTCTAGTTGCGCTCAAAATCGTGAGGAAGCAGAAGTTATCGGTTCTATTAGGGAAATTGTCGATGGTAGAGAGAAGTGCGAGTATGTGCTGGAAAAGATGACATCTCCCTCTGTGCATCTTGTGACTCTGACAATTACTCAAGGAGGCTACCATCTAGATAAAAGTTTTAATCTCGACACAGGGAATGAAGACATCGCGCACGATCTGCGAAATCCTTCTACTCCAACCACTGCAATTGGTTTTATAGTAGAGGCGCTGCGCCGACGACGCGATCGCGCAATGACCCCCTTCACTACACTTTCTTGCGACAACCTCCCAAGAAACGGGGATATCCTGCAAAAAGCAGTGCTAGCTTACGCTGATCTGCTTGATCCAACTCTTGCAGAATACATCAGGGATAACGCAACTTTCCCTAATACTGTTGTAGACAGGATTGTGCCTCAAGAACAGGAATCCGACTATAACTACGCTAACCGACTGTTGCAGGTTCGCGATCGCGCACCAATTGTAACAGAACCATTTTGGCAGTTTGTCGTGGAAGACAGCTTCACAGGCGATCGCCCCAACTGGGAAGATGCGGGAGTGATTATGACTAGCGATATCACTCCCTTTCTACATATGAAGTCGAGATTCTTGAATGCAGTACACTCCTTCATTGCCTGTTTAGCTGTAAGAGCAGGTATAGAGTATATGCACGAGGCGATCCGGCTACCGGAATTCCACTTGTTTACTCGGCGGCTTATGGATGACATCGCCGCAGCAACGCCAGTGCCGCGCGAGATGTGTCAACAATATATGGAGCAAGTGTTACTAAGGCTGAGTAACGAGGATCTTCCCGATACTACTGAGAGAATCTCTTCAGAGACAGCGAGGAAAGTCGGCAAGTATATATTTCCGATACTTGAGGATGCTTATAGCCGTCATGTCAGCATGAAGCGGATTATACTTCCAGTTGCTGCGTGGCTGCTTGCAGTTAGAGATGAGGCGTGCGAGTCTGGTCAACCCTATCATGCCAAGGATACCCAAAGCGCAATTACAGCAATTCAACAAGGCGCAGTGATTAGCGAGATTCTAGGATTGGAGAATTGCGAACATACACAGATCGTAGATCATGAATGCCACCAAGCTTTACGAGATCTCCAGACCGACGGACTATTGACTACGCTTAAGAATTATAGTGAGGGAGGTCTTTTAAATGAAACCGCTTCAGCATGA
- a CDS encoding response regulator, which yields MLTILVIDDESPLRDNLIEFLEIVDFNVVEAQDKIAGIEAAITHQLDLIICDLMVPQFIGYEVLKTLRTEPTTANTSFILLSAVAEKNAIKTGISLGADAYLTKPFSIHELLQVIKHQLEM from the coding sequence ATGCTAACAATCTTAGTAATTGATGATGAATCACCACTTAGAGATAATCTGATTGAGTTTCTAGAAATTGTAGATTTTAATGTAGTTGAAGCCCAAGATAAAATTGCAGGTATTGAAGCAGCTATTACACATCAGCTTGATCTAATTATTTGCGATTTAATGGTGCCACAATTTATAGGATATGAGGTATTAAAAACTTTACGAACTGAACCAACTACTGCTAATACTTCTTTTATCTTGCTCTCAGCAGTGGCAGAGAAAAATGCTATTAAAACTGGAATAAGTTTAGGTGCGGATGCTTATTTAACCAAGCCTTTTAGTATTCATGAACTGCTACAAGTGATTAAACACCAACTTGAGATGTAA
- a CDS encoding response regulator: MSSSPCYRILVVDDLMDNLTLLQTILEAEGYEVELAESRRGALNLVQASPPDLILLDILMPDMDGYEVTQKIRQNPELPDIPIVLLTAHEELNAVEGLNLGTLNFIRKPIDFDELLAKVTAFLRLKECDQEVNQVG; this comes from the coding sequence ATGTCTTCTTCACCATGCTATCGGATTCTCGTTGTTGACGATTTAATGGACAACTTAACTCTGCTGCAAACCATCTTAGAAGCAGAAGGGTACGAAGTTGAACTTGCAGAAAGTCGTAGGGGAGCTCTAAATCTAGTCCAGGCTTCACCTCCTGACTTGATACTGCTAGATATTCTGATGCCCGACATGGATGGCTATGAAGTTACACAGAAAATCCGACAAAACCCAGAACTCCCTGACATTCCCATTGTGTTACTAACTGCTCACGAAGAACTAAATGCTGTTGAAGGTCTAAACCTTGGAACATTAAATTTTATTCGTAAACCGATTGATTTTGATGAACTTTTAGCAAAAGTAACAGCTTTTTTACGCTTGAAAGAATGTGATCAAGAAGTTAATCAAGTTGGTTAA
- a CDS encoding cache domain-containing protein has product MKIRPSKSNEKLPLQLLLIVPFVLQIFAAVGLVGYLSFKNGQKAVNTLADQLMERTSGTVNQHLDSYLSIPIKIIQMDADAIQMGLLDVRDRKTVSKYFWHQLQAYDLTYIGIGLTTGAGAGAGRYDGKTVVIDDWDGKPPNKINSYATDNRGNLTTKIADYEWNNFKESWYTEPLKAGKTVWSRIYSINYPNYPYIVASVGRPIYDVKNRLLGMVAADIHLLKLGDFLKRIDVSNSGQIFILERNGMLIANSSKEQPFTITNGEIKRLKAIDSPDPVIQGITQQLQQSFNNLQGITKPKKLRFDLQGEPHYVTVKPWRDQYGLDWLIVVSVPERVFMAQINANNTTTIYLCLGALGIACAIGLFTSGWITKPILKLSQTSEAMASGNLDQTVKPSGIKELNTLANSFNYMVRQQSLAA; this is encoded by the coding sequence ATGAAAATCCGTCCTTCCAAGAGTAATGAAAAACTTCCGTTACAACTTTTACTCATTGTTCCGTTTGTTTTACAAATTTTTGCAGCGGTCGGGTTAGTAGGATATTTATCATTTAAAAATGGTCAGAAAGCAGTCAACACCCTAGCAGACCAGTTGATGGAGCGAACTAGCGGTACAGTAAATCAACATCTGGATTCCTATCTGTCCATTCCAATCAAGATAATTCAGATGGATGCTGACGCGATCCAGATGGGATTGCTGGATGTGCGCGATCGCAAAACTGTGAGTAAGTATTTCTGGCATCAGTTGCAGGCGTACGACCTGACATACATTGGTATTGGACTAACTACAGGTGCTGGTGCAGGAGCCGGACGCTATGACGGCAAAACTGTTGTGATCGATGATTGGGATGGCAAGCCGCCTAATAAAATTAACAGTTATGCAACAGATAATCGGGGTAATCTTACGACTAAGATAGCAGACTATGAGTGGAACAACTTCAAAGAATCCTGGTACACAGAACCTTTGAAAGCTGGAAAAACTGTTTGGTCGCGGATATATAGCATAAATTATCCTAATTATCCTTATATTGTGGCTTCGGTGGGTCGCCCTATCTACGATGTAAAAAATCGTCTACTAGGGATGGTTGCAGCAGATATCCATCTATTAAAGCTTGGGGATTTCTTAAAAAGAATAGATGTCAGTAATTCAGGACAGATATTTATTCTAGAGCGCAATGGAATGTTGATTGCCAATTCTAGTAAAGAGCAGCCGTTTACTATTACTAATGGGGAAATCAAGCGTTTGAAGGCAATTGACAGTCCCGACCCTGTTATCCAGGGAATTACTCAACAACTTCAGCAAAGCTTCAACAATTTGCAAGGTATTACCAAACCAAAAAAGCTGCGGTTTGACCTGCAAGGAGAACCACACTATGTAACAGTTAAACCTTGGCGCGACCAGTATGGGTTGGATTGGTTAATCGTGGTGAGTGTCCCGGAGCGCGTCTTTATGGCACAAATCAACGCCAACAATACCACCACAATCTATCTATGTTTAGGGGCGTTAGGAATAGCCTGTGCGATCGGGTTATTTACCTCTGGTTGGATTACCAAACCAATTCTAAAACTCAGCCAGACAAGTGAAGCAATGGCATCTGGCAACTTAGATCAAACTGTAAAACCTAGCGGTATTAAAGAACTAAATACCCTTGCTAACTCCTTTAACTACATGGTAAGGCAACAAAGCCTAGCGGCTTAG
- a CDS encoding helix-turn-helix transcriptional regulator produces the protein MAFHQQYVGIEQPAIGQLIRELRQTVKLTQEKFAVHLGVSFPTINRWENGHATPSPLAQKQIEMLLNQLSESSDAKVRERCQSMRGKYFS, from the coding sequence ATGGCGTTTCATCAGCAATACGTCGGTATTGAACAGCCAGCCATCGGTCAATTGATTCGAGAACTCCGACAAACCGTGAAGCTGACCCAAGAAAAGTTCGCGGTTCACCTTGGGGTATCCTTCCCAACGATTAATCGCTGGGAAAATGGTCATGCCACTCCCTCTCCTTTAGCTCAAAAGCAAATTGAGATGCTTTTGAATCAGCTATCGGAATCAAGTGATGCTAAGGTACGAGAACGCTGCCAGTCCATGCGAGGAAAATATTTTTCATAA
- a CDS encoding PAS domain S-box protein, producing the protein MAEKLFVSGGELGALLRDSFGDALRTHDWSQTPLGAVETWSDDLKTAVQILLTELDRTKSPEETQPDAQDLQDNFAVLQAANQLNAFRVKLAEALRPLTDALEIQAIAARILGESLEASRVIYIEVVSAGEEVVVHCNYTNGVAELSGRYRLEDYRRNLTADHQAGDTQVVTDIPNDPKYTDAQKTRYREIDIAAHIDVPLIKNNQFVALLAVQQSTLRQWTETEVKLVEETAEQTWAAAERALVEAALRESEAKYRTLFESIDEGLCVVEMLFDENDTPVDYRFLEINPVFEQQTGLQQAVGKTARQLVPDIEDFWLATYGSVALTGEPIRFENCSVPMNRWFDVYACRTGQPEDKKVAIVFKDISDRKQAETALLQSEAQSQNILESITDGFFALDQNWRFTYVNPQAERILDRTPGDLLGKVIWEEYPGTVGMEFERAYRQTASERVASSFTSFYPDHNCWYEAHAYPATDGITVYFRNVTEQVQAEAALRESEEKTRNILESIEEAFFALDRDWQFTYMNRAAEVLLDRTPGDLIGKNFWEEYPGAVGNELAAIYHGAMQDRVPGTVTTFYPDHDCWYYVRTYPAANGITVYFNNVTVQIQAETALRESEERFRSMADNAPVMVWVTDSTGYCTYLSRSWYEFTGQTEETGLGFGWLNAVHPEDFEDSKAIFLTANERYEAFQLEYRLRCKDGEYRWAIDAASPWFGVDGKFKGFIGSVIDISLRKQAEETLRESEQRFRLMADAVPQIVWITDAQGRVEFFNKQWSDYTGVPYEPTTAAEVAASFVHPDDGDRTMEAFDEARRNGSIFSVEHRIRSVTGSYRWFLVRAEPYRDLQTGEIIRWFGASVDIHDRKQAEAIITTDLENTRLLRDLSVRLIAEDNIQVFYDEIMAAAITLTRADAGTVQILDKATQELVLLASQGFDQTIIDHFERVNASSNTSCGLALLRGTRAFIDFDMPECDDPCGALRMHVNAGYLCAQSTPLLSRSGRPIGMVSTHWRKHHRPTEQELRFLDLLARQAADLIEQRQTEAERRQVLKREQAAREEAESANRIKDEFLAVLSHELRSPLNPILGWTRLLQNGKLDEARRAEALKTIERNAKLQTQLIEDLLDISRIMQGKLSLTATPISLTFVISAAIETVRLAAEAKHIKIQLDLDNTVAPISGDAARLQQVVWNLLSNAVKFTPAGGQVTVELRQLNQLAQIRVIDTGKGINPQFLPYVFEYFRQEDGSTTRKFGGLGLGLAIARQIVELHGGRVSAQSQGEEQGATFIVQLPVMKQTASIVSEPTETKTDAGLPLEGIQILLVDDEPDTREFQAFLLELQGAHVTAVASGLEALQALEQSIPDVLVSDIGMAQMDGYMLLQQIRSRPLQHGGMIPAIALTAYAAEIDRTQALQVGFQTRITKPVEPEVLVREILLSLGRA; encoded by the coding sequence ATGGCAGAGAAGTTGTTTGTTAGTGGCGGTGAGTTAGGGGCGTTGCTACGAGACTCCTTCGGAGACGCTTTGCGAACGCACGATTGGTCGCAAACGCCATTGGGTGCAGTCGAAACCTGGTCAGACGACCTAAAAACGGCAGTGCAAATTTTACTAACTGAACTTGATCGAACCAAATCCCCCGAAGAGACGCAGCCAGACGCTCAAGATCTTCAGGATAACTTTGCTGTCCTACAGGCGGCAAATCAGCTTAATGCGTTCCGAGTCAAACTGGCAGAAGCCCTCCGCCCGCTCACCGATGCTTTAGAAATACAAGCGATCGCCGCTCGCATTTTGGGCGAATCTTTAGAGGCAAGTCGTGTCATTTACATCGAAGTGGTATCGGCTGGTGAAGAGGTCGTCGTTCATTGCAACTACACCAATGGTGTAGCCGAGTTGAGCGGACGATACCGTTTAGAGGACTACCGACGCAACCTAACTGCTGATCATCAGGCTGGGGACACCCAAGTTGTAACCGATATTCCCAATGATCCAAAATATACGGATGCCCAGAAGACGAGATACCGTGAGATTGATATTGCTGCACACATTGATGTGCCGCTGATCAAAAACAATCAATTCGTTGCCCTGCTTGCGGTTCAACAATCCACACTGCGTCAGTGGACAGAAACCGAAGTCAAACTGGTTGAAGAAACCGCAGAACAGACCTGGGCAGCCGCTGAACGTGCCTTGGTCGAAGCAGCCCTGCGCGAGTCGGAAGCCAAATATCGCACCTTGTTTGAGTCGATTGACGAGGGCCTTTGCGTCGTCGAGATGTTGTTTGATGAGAACGACACGCCAGTTGATTACCGCTTTTTAGAAATTAATCCAGTGTTTGAGCAGCAAACCGGATTGCAACAAGCCGTCGGTAAAACAGCACGTCAGTTAGTGCCAGATATAGAAGACTTTTGGCTCGCAACCTACGGCTCAGTTGCCTTAACGGGTGAACCCATTCGCTTTGAAAATTGTTCTGTACCGATGAACCGCTGGTTTGATGTTTATGCCTGCCGCACCGGACAACCGGAAGACAAAAAAGTAGCGATCGTCTTCAAAGATATTAGCGATCGCAAGCAAGCTGAAACCGCTTTGCTGCAAAGCGAAGCGCAGAGCCAAAATATCTTGGAGAGCATTACCGACGGATTCTTCGCGCTTGACCAAAATTGGCGGTTTACCTACGTGAATCCACAGGCAGAACGCATCCTTGATCGGACTCCAGGCGATCTGCTCGGCAAGGTGATCTGGGAAGAATATCCGGGCACCGTCGGCATGGAATTCGAGCGAGCCTATCGCCAAACTGCCAGCGAGCGGGTTGCTTCTTCTTTTACCTCGTTCTATCCTGACCATAACTGTTGGTATGAAGCCCACGCCTATCCTGCCACAGACGGAATCACGGTCTACTTTAGAAATGTCACCGAGCAAGTTCAAGCGGAAGCTGCCTTGCGCGAAAGCGAGGAGAAGACTCGAAACATTCTGGAAAGCATTGAGGAAGCATTCTTTGCTTTAGATCGAGACTGGCAGTTTACTTATATGAATCGAGCGGCTGAAGTGTTGCTCGATCGGACACCGGGCGACCTGATTGGTAAGAACTTTTGGGAAGAATATCCAGGTGCCGTCGGCAACGAATTGGCAGCCATCTATCATGGAGCAATGCAAGATCGCGTGCCTGGGACAGTGACGACGTTTTACCCCGACCACGATTGCTGGTACTATGTCCGCACTTACCCCGCCGCAAACGGGATTACGGTTTATTTCAATAACGTCACCGTCCAGATTCAAGCCGAAACCGCCCTACGCGAGAGCGAGGAGCGATTCCGCAGTATGGCAGACAATGCCCCTGTTATGGTTTGGGTCACTGACTCTACGGGCTATTGCACCTATCTGAGCCGAAGTTGGTATGAGTTTACAGGTCAAACTGAAGAAACAGGCTTGGGGTTTGGGTGGTTGAATGCGGTTCATCCAGAGGACTTTGAAGATTCTAAAGCCATTTTCCTGACTGCGAACGAGCGTTATGAAGCTTTTCAGTTAGAATATCGGCTGCGATGTAAAGACGGGGAGTATCGTTGGGCGATCGATGCGGCAAGCCCTTGGTTTGGAGTCGATGGTAAATTTAAGGGATTTATTGGTTCCGTGATTGACATCAGCTTACGCAAACAGGCAGAAGAAACGTTGCGTGAGAGCGAGCAACGGTTCCGACTGATGGCAGATGCCGTCCCGCAAATCGTTTGGATTACGGATGCACAAGGGCGGGTTGAGTTCTTCAACAAGCAATGGAGCGACTACACGGGCGTTCCTTACGAACCGACAACGGCGGCTGAGGTGGCGGCTAGCTTTGTTCACCCAGACGATGGCGATCGCACAATGGAGGCGTTTGACGAAGCGCGACGCAACGGCAGCATTTTCTCAGTCGAACACCGGATTCGTTCTGTAACGGGAAGCTATCGCTGGTTTCTGGTGCGTGCTGAGCCTTACCGAGATTTGCAAACGGGCGAAATCATTCGCTGGTTCGGCGCATCGGTCGATATCCACGATCGCAAACAAGCCGAAGCCATCATCACCACAGACCTGGAAAATACTCGGCTATTGCGCGACTTGAGCGTACGACTGATCGCTGAAGACAACATCCAGGTGTTTTACGACGAAATTATGGCGGCTGCCATCACTCTGACACGAGCCGATGCGGGCACCGTTCAGATCTTAGACAAAGCGACGCAAGAGCTAGTCTTGCTTGCATCCCAAGGCTTTGACCAAACGATAATCGACCATTTTGAGCGAGTGAATGCAAGTTCAAACACCTCCTGTGGCCTTGCCTTGCTCAGAGGTACTCGCGCCTTCATTGATTTTGATATGCCAGAGTGCGATGACCCCTGTGGTGCTTTACGGATGCACGTCAACGCTGGCTATCTCTGTGCCCAGTCTACGCCACTGCTCTCCCGTTCCGGCAGACCGATCGGTATGGTTTCAACGCATTGGCGTAAACACCACCGTCCGACTGAGCAAGAACTCCGTTTTCTGGATCTGTTGGCGCGTCAAGCTGCCGATTTGATTGAACAGCGACAGACTGAAGCCGAACGCAGACAAGTTTTAAAACGCGAACAGGCAGCGCGAGAAGAAGCCGAATCTGCTAACCGTATCAAAGATGAATTTTTGGCAGTACTGTCCCATGAATTGCGATCGCCCCTGAACCCGATCCTGGGGTGGACGCGGCTACTGCAAAACGGCAAACTCGATGAAGCCCGCAGAGCCGAAGCCTTAAAAACGATCGAACGCAATGCCAAACTCCAAACACAGCTAATTGAAGACTTACTTGACATCTCCCGCATTATGCAAGGCAAGCTGTCGCTAACAGCGACTCCCATTAGTTTGACGTTCGTCATTTCTGCGGCGATTGAAACCGTGCGTTTGGCAGCAGAGGCGAAACACATTAAAATACAGCTCGATCTTGACAATACAGTTGCGCCGATTTCTGGTGATGCTGCCCGTTTACAGCAGGTCGTCTGGAACTTGCTGAGTAATGCGGTCAAGTTCACCCCTGCAGGTGGACAGGTAACGGTTGAACTGAGGCAACTGAATCAACTGGCTCAAATTCGAGTCATCGACACGGGTAAAGGTATCAATCCGCAGTTCTTGCCTTACGTATTTGAGTATTTTCGACAGGAGGATGGTTCCACCACGCGCAAGTTTGGAGGATTGGGATTGGGCTTGGCGATCGCGCGGCAAATTGTGGAACTGCACGGAGGAAGAGTGTCGGCCCAGAGTCAGGGTGAAGAGCAAGGCGCAACTTTCATTGTGCAATTGCCAGTGATGAAACAGACAGCATCGATTGTATCTGAACCTACCGAGACCAAAACAGATGCCGGACTACCACTAGAGGGCATTCAAATTTTACTGGTAGACGATGAGCCAGATACCCGTGAGTTTCAAGCGTTTTTGTTAGAACTTCAGGGGGCTCATGTGACAGCCGTTGCTTCTGGCTTAGAAGCATTGCAAGCATTGGAACAATCGATTCCCGATGTGCTGGTGAGTGACATTGGAATGGCTCAGATGGACGGCTATATGCTACTCCAGCAAATTCGGTCGAGACCACTTCAGCACGGTGGAATGATTCCAGCTATTGCGTTGACTGCCTATGCCGCAGAAATTGATCGCACTCAGGCACTTCAGGTCGGATTTCAAACTCGTATCACAAAACCTGTGGAGCCAGAAGTGTTAGTGAGAGAAATTTTACTCTCGCTTGGACGCGCCTGA
- a CDS encoding Hsp20/alpha crystallin family protein, which translates to MALLRWEPFREIETLRNQFDQLFNELASTNRESEMGWMPALEIEDRDRHLMLKAQMPGVDSKDLDIRVTRDTVYIGGERKYERKQEEKGYFRSEFRYGKFQRTIPLPVEIQNDQVQADYKDGILTLTLPKVEAAQHQVVKINLGEQAIAGSQRSSIEAGSQEFKQHAGDESVAEASQTPEPAQTT; encoded by the coding sequence ATGGCACTACTACGTTGGGAACCATTCCGCGAAATTGAAACTTTACGCAATCAGTTCGACCAACTGTTTAACGAATTAGCCAGCACTAATCGCGAATCTGAGATGGGTTGGATGCCCGCGTTGGAAATAGAAGATCGCGATCGCCACTTGATGCTGAAAGCACAAATGCCTGGGGTAGATAGCAAGGATTTAGATATCCGCGTCACACGAGATACTGTTTACATTGGTGGTGAACGCAAATATGAACGGAAGCAAGAGGAAAAAGGATATTTCCGCTCGGAATTCCGTTATGGTAAGTTCCAAAGGACAATTCCTTTACCAGTAGAGATCCAAAACGATCAAGTCCAAGCAGATTACAAAGATGGGATTTTGACGTTGACTTTACCTAAAGTGGAAGCAGCGCAGCATCAAGTAGTTAAAATTAATCTGGGAGAACAAGCGATCGCAGGTTCACAACGCTCTTCAATAGAAGCTGGTTCTCAAGAATTCAAACAACACGCTGGTGATGAAAGTGTAGCTGAAGCTAGCCAAACACCTGAACCTGCACAAACTACTTAA